AACTTCCTTTGATTTTCCATAATTATCTCATGTTCCTCTGCTGACATTAACTGCATTTCTCCATGATCATGACTGGCCACATGGGGTAGGACACCCCTGTGGTGCTGGTGGTGGCTGAACAAAACGTCTTCCCTTCTCGCAGGCCTAGGAGATGGTGTTAAGGATACTCTCGCCCCACAAGATGAAAAGGGTGAGGCAGAGCCATTAGTGGCCTGCTGAGTCTCTGTTTTCTTCTGTTGCTCTAAGCTTTCACTTGGCTGTGATAGTACAGTTAATAATGGAGGAGGTTTCTCTTCATGTTCGGGTTCTGACTCTGGCATTATCCAATCGGGGCATGAATGGGACTGGTAGCCTGAGGTTCCAGGTTGTGGATACAAGTTAGCAGGTTGTTCCACACAGGAATCTTGTTCAGAAGCAGAACTTCCACAAGGCCTGAAGAAAAGATTATACAGATAAAATTGATGCAATAGATTAGAAGCTATGAGAAATATTTCATTAAAAAATTACAATGAATCTGAATGCTAAGTCACCCAAATACAATGAAAGAACATACAAATTGTCCAATGAACACCAACAATATTGAGGCTGTAAATAACGGTTTGCCTTTGTCATAAAAGCGGACCTCCTTTTCCAACTATTTTTCCGAAAACATCAAGTTGTACATTCTGCTATTACTGCTCTTAATTATCCTTTTAAGCCTATGACATTTAGCTGCAACTTGGCCTTTTTCTCCCCAGTCATGTCTGACTCTCCTCTTGTTCAATGGTCTAATAATAGTTATTTTTCTTCCCTTTCCTTTCTTTACATTATCCTGAATGTTAAAACCTATGATCATCATTCCCCAGTTGCTCCCCGATCTCAGCTGCAACAATAAGATCCCATTGTTGATCAGCATTATGTCAGCTACAGCTTCATATCTGGCCCTTTCCCTTACATTCTGAAACATATAAAAGTCCACTATCATGGCCAGAAATTTCTGATTCTTTTTACTATGAAGATGAGGCAAGCTTCGAGAGGTGTggttaacaccccccccccccaacaattatAAAAACAGATTCTTTGCAGAATCCTTCCTTCAATTTTCTGTGAAACATCTGTGAATATCAGCCAATTAGACCAGCTGTCTATTTTAAATAGGCATCAGTAGTTTCTCATTGCTTTGCTCACATTTTCCTTTATACAAGATGAACCCCCTGTCGCTTCTAAACAAAAGAAAATAAGTAGAAGGAGTATGAGagcaggccatatggcccatcaagcctggttCACatttaagattatggctgatcgtcgacctcaactccactttctctccAATCCTCATATCCCTAGATTCCCTCTGTGGAGTGAGAAATAGAGATAATgtatcaggtcgatgacctttctctctccacagatgctgtcagacctgctgaatatttccagcactttcagtttttatttcagatttccagcatctgcagtattttgcttttagtcctTAGATtccattagaacaaagaacagtacagcacaggaacaggccattcggccctccaagcctgcgccaaaatTCGTGTCCAAAAATCTAATcgctcaa
The sequence above is drawn from the Heterodontus francisci isolate sHetFra1 unplaced genomic scaffold, sHetFra1.hap1 HAP1_SCAFFOLD_1832, whole genome shotgun sequence genome and encodes:
- the LOC137361272 gene encoding fibrinogen silencer-binding protein-like — its product is MWKPDVSVNDFCTPPPEIFSWLLSLLDDITVAGQQRFPIAGARTELTREASNLLHQFYLYNLFFRPCGSSASEQDSCVEQPANLYPQPGTSGYQSHSCPDWIMPESEPEHEEKPPPLLTVLSQPSESLEQQKKTETQQATNGSASPFSSCGARVSLTPSPRPARREDVLFSHHQHHRGVLPHVASHDHGEMQLMSAEEHEIIMENQRKFGLYLDEKRESLKRKQVLEEDLLRAKIRVEELKAARLQQGLPALQEA